A stretch of DNA from Polyangia bacterium:
CGGTGGTGTTGATCCGCGGTGGCCGTGTCAAGGACCTGCCGGGCGTTCGCTACCACATCATTCGCGGCACGCTGGACACTTCGGGCGTGACCAATCGGCGTCAGGGGCGTTCGAAGTACGGCGCCAAACGACCCAAGTAACGACCAGCCGGACTAGGAATAAGAGATGCCACGCAAAGGTGAAGTCCCGAAGCGCAAGCCGCTTCCCGATCCCAAGTTCACTGACCAGCCCACGGACACGCGCCGCCGGGTGACCAAGTTCGTGAACACCGTCATGGAGTCCGGCAAGAAGGCCATCGCCGAGCGCATCGTCTATCGCGCGTTCGACATCATGGCCGAAAAAGCCAAAGAGGATCCAGTCAAGGTCTGGGACCGCGCTCTCGGCAACGTTCAACCCAAGGTCGAGGTCAAATCTCGCCGGGTGGGCGGCGCCACCTACCAGGTTCCGGTTGATGTTCGTCCCGATCGGGCGATGGCGCTGGGGATGCGGTGGATCATCAAAGCGGCGCGCGAGCGTTCGGATGGCCGCACCATGCAGGAGAAGCTGGCCTCCGAGCTTCTGGATGCGTCGTCGAACAAGGGCAACTCGGTCAAGAAGCGTGAAGACACGCACAAGATGGCCGAGGCCAACAAAGCCTTCGCCCACTATCGTTGGTAGTCGCGCTGGCGATTGAAGAATTTAGGTTTACAATCAGGAGCTTTTTGTAGTTAGTACGGTCGAAA
This window harbors:
- the rpsG gene encoding 30S ribosomal protein S7; translated protein: MPRKGEVPKRKPLPDPKFTDQPTDTRRRVTKFVNTVMESGKKAIAERIVYRAFDIMAEKAKEDPVKVWDRALGNVQPKVEVKSRRVGGATYQVPVDVRPDRAMALGMRWIIKAARERSDGRTMQEKLASELLDASSNKGNSVKKREDTHKMAEANKAFAHYRW